The genomic window AACCTCCTTCGGTCGATCGCAGGCCCGCAGCTTATGCCGGGCGAGACGTTCAAGCCCGTCCACGCTGACGGCAGCAAGGTAAAAAGAATGCTTAATTGGTTTACCGGCAGGTCGTCGCCCGAACCGCCGTCAGCATCGGTCTCAGCACCAAGCGTAACGAATCCGCCGTCACTCGGGCCGGATATTTCGGTCACTTCGACGGGCGAAAAAAAGAGTGTTGCCATATTGCCTTTTAAGAATTTGGGGCAAGATGCGGCATCTGCGTTCTATGAATTCGCACTTGCTGACGCCGTGATCACCGAGCTTGCAAGGATACGCTCGATAGTGGTGCGTCCGAGTTCCGTCATTGCAAGGTATCAGGGCAAAGACTATGACCCTCGTGAAGCCGGTAAGGAGATGCGCGTACACGCCGTGCTTTCGGCCGGGTTCATTCGTTCAGGTGAAAAACTGCGTGTAACCGCACAGCTTCTCGATGTCGTATCGGGCAATATACTATGGAGCGACCGAATAGATGCCCAAGGCAGCGACATCCTCGCACTGCAGGATGAGATCGCACAGCACATCCTCGAAGGGCTGCGGCTCGAGCTTACCGACCTTGAGGCGGAAAAGCTAAACCGCCGTGCAACCGACAATGCCGAGGCGTGGGAGGAATATCTGCGTGGCCGCGACAATTTCGGCCGATTCATTTTCCGCACCATAGATGCAGATGATTGCGACGCAGCGATAGCCAACTTCAAACGGGCGATCGAGCTTGACCCGCATTTTGCGTTGGCATACAGCGGCCTCGGGGCATGTTACGCGAATCGCTTCTTCAAAGGGCTTGGCGTACCGGAAGACTATTCTTACGCCGAAGCCGCGTTCAGCAAGGCGTTCTTTTACGATCAGAACGTCGTCGAGGCCCGCGTTCTAATGGTGCTTATTTACATGGCACGCGGTGAAAAGAAAAAGGCCCGCAGCGAGATCGAACTCCTTCAGAAACAGTTTCCGAACGATGCGGCACTTTATTTCGTCAAAGGCGTTATGCACCGACTGGACGGCGAGTACGACGACTCACTTAAGGCATTTGAAAAGCTCGCCCGTCTCGATCCCGCGGCGAAGGCCGTAGCTGCCTACAATCGTGCAAGAATTTTCATATATCGCGGTGAACTCGATCAGGCAGATCACGAGCTTGCAAAAGGCTTTAAGGTCGAGCCCAATCACCCGATGCTGAAGATCTTCAGTGCCGGTGTGCTTTATTATCGCGGCGATAAAGGGCGGGCGATCGATATGGTTGCCGATGTTCTGAAGGAAAATCCACGAATGGATGGCGTAAAACCGCTCTTGGCAGAATTCCTCGCCGGGGCAGGCCGCGAAGACGAAGCTAGAGCGCAGCTTACCGAAGACGCCTTGGCCGTTTCACGCTCAGATCATGATATGGCGTATTGGGTCGCGTCGGCATACGCGCTGCTCGGCG from Chloracidobacterium sp. includes these protein-coding regions:
- a CDS encoding protein kinase encodes the protein MIGSKIDQYKIVEKIGSGGQGTVYKALDTKLNRTAVVKVLPPELTQKTANFKRFEREAQLCSQLDHPNICTIYDFNEANGMFYIAMQYVDGKNVRQLVSGRPLELKSALSIAIQVADALAYAHSKSIIHRDIKAGNVMVTTAGQAKILDFGLAKLVEDEQASLTEGHEKTEITELGIPYGTATYAAPEQARGERADQRSDIFSTGVLLYEMVTGIWAFQGKTVIDVRHQVLYGTPKPLSDQRREPVPPELQRIVDKALAKDPKDRYQKITSMRDDLRNLLRSIAGPQLMPGETFKPVHADGSKVKRMLNWFTGRSSPEPPSASVSAPSVTNPPSLGPDISVTSTGEKKSVAILPFKNLGQDAASAFYEFALADAVITELARIRSIVVRPSSVIARYQGKDYDPREAGKEMRVHAVLSAGFIRSGEKLRVTAQLLDVVSGNILWSDRIDAQGSDILALQDEIAQHILEGLRLELTDLEAEKLNRRATDNAEAWEEYLRGRDNFGRFIFRTIDADDCDAAIANFKRAIELDPHFALAYSGLGACYANRFFKGLGVPEDYSYAEAAFSKAFFYDQNVVEARVLMVLIYMARGEKKKARSEIELLQKQFPNDAALYFVKGVMHRLDGEYDDSLKAFEKLARLDPAAKAVAAYNRARIFIYRGELDQADHELAKGFKVEPNHPMLKIFSAGVLYYRGDKGRAIDMVADVLKENPRMDGVKPLLAEFLAGAGREDEARAQLTEDALAVSRSDHDMAYWVASAYALLGEKDLAFKWLNKAVKLGNQNRPYFQNDMNLRSLRDDERWPELMAKMEIGDRT